The genomic window tcTAGAGAACCACTCCACTCCTAAGAACAAAGTGTTACAAATGACCAAGTAAAAAAAGTCAGTCAATAATCCTCTTTTcaaaacaactttattttaatTGGTTGTAAAATGtctcacagctggggggggggggatgttacgATTGGATGctgattaaaacaaaacaacttacaGCACATTATGTGGAAATGAATGTTGTTCATAGAAGTTGTTGGCTATATGACAATTGCCTTGTGATTACTCATGTAATTGGAGTGACACTTGTATCTGTAGCCAATCCTGGCTGTAAACCCCATTTTGACATGCTCAAAACATAAGAGGTTTCTGATTCAGAGGCAATGGTGCTGAGTGGCTGCTTTGGCAGGATTTATTTCTTGGTTCCAGGAAGCAACCTTGGCAGGAGTCAGACCACTGCTGCACGTAGCCAAGAAAACTGAATATATAAGGTTTCTCACAGGGCTTTTCCCAAAGCTGTTACTTGATCTCTTTAACTAGAGGCACAAGAGGCTGAATTTGGAACCTTTGTGCTTGCAACGCCTGTGCTGTTCGATTGAGTTATGGGTCAAAtgacctgggggtaaggggattcTACATTCAGGGAGACCAAGTGCTGGAAGGAGGTTGTGAAATTGTGATGTGCGTAAAAGAGTTTGCAACCCAACCTGAATTGTTTGTCACTGTTGGCAGTCAACGGCTGTGTGCATGAGCATGATCCTTGGTCTTGTGTTCAGATCTCACTCTACAATGAACTTGTTGGGTTGACTTGGGTAAGCTACTCTTGGTCCCAGCCATCTGTAGAACATGGTGATAACTGGTCTGCCTGATAGGGCTGTTGGTGTGCAGGACAAGAAGGGACCACTGACAAGTTGAGGATCTGTACAACTACCTTTTGCTTTGATAATGGGTATAGATTAGCCAGTCCTCACTGCCTACACCAGCATTACAAGATCGTGGTTGCAAAGAATTGTACTGTCTCAAAGCAGTTCTGAGTACAAATTTCTGCATTGCACAAAAAATCTAGTTTTCCATAAATGTTTAAGGGTAGAATATTCTAAGAGACAAGCCTTGAGTGTACATGAGCACAAGATTCTTAAAAGAAGAATGGGTTCTCATGGGAAGAGATTAGGATGGATTTTAGCCTTACCTGGGCACAAGAGTTTAAAAAAGGCTTTTCTAAAACTCATGTGGCACAAAGGGTATAAAATGGGGTTAATGGCTGAATTTAGCCACAAGAGCCAAAACGATGCCTCGTAGAGAGCATGGGGGATACACTGTCCATGACAAGCTGCTCGTATGATCATCAGGAGAGTGTAGGGAGCCCAGCATAGAGCAAAGATGCAGACAATTATGGCCAAAGACTTGGCAACCCTTTTATCCCGGGACAGTCGAAACCGGGTTGTCATGGTGTTGGCGATCTCCGTTCTTTTTGTGGTATTGGAAAGGCTCTCTAGAGCTTTGTAGAAACCATCCCATGGTGACTTGGTCTGAATATCCACTTGTAAAGGGGGAAGATCTTGATTAACGTTAAATTCTACCGACTGGCTCTCCAGGTTCCGCATGTTGAGCTTGCAAGAAGCAGGCTTAACAGGTGAGAGGTTCTCACACATCCTCTTCTTGTGTCGTTTCCTGTTCACAGGTATCATAAAAAATACTGCATGCTGTTGTTTCTTTCCTAGGGAGTGCATTTCACACTCCTCTTGGCCCAATCGGTGCTTCTTGGTTCCTATGGGTGTCCGCTTCCTAATGTTGAAATAGATGCTTAAGTTGAAGTAGGTGACACTGATGAAAGGCGTGAAGAACTCTATAGTGGAGGCAATCATTAGGAAATACCAATTGTAGAAGAACTCTGcatgacactctttctctggaagGATGCTTTGCTGGGCAATGTGCTCCCAGCTGATGATGGCTGGCCCATAGAGGAGAAATGCTGCAATCCACACCATTACCATTTTGACCACTGTGTA from Tiliqua scincoides isolate rTilSci1 chromosome 9, rTilSci1.hap2, whole genome shotgun sequence includes these protein-coding regions:
- the LOC136660655 gene encoding histamine H3 receptor-like: MPEELLLLDFNVSSRCNECLTEKPEPVQHHGQFSAPVSILLAVLMGLAVLTIVLGNALVILAFVVDKSLRTQGNFFFLNLAIADLLVGGFCIPLYIPYILTGEWKFGKGLCKLWLVVDYLVCTASVFNIVLISFDRFISVTKAVNYRAQKGMTRYTVVKMVMVWIAAFLLYGPAIISWEHIAQQSILPEKECHAEFFYNWYFLMIASTIEFFTPFISVTYFNLSIYFNIRKRTPIGTKKHRLGQEECEMHSLGKKQQHAVFFMIPVNRKRHKKRMCENLSPVKPASCKLNMRNLESQSVEFNVNQDLPPLQVDIQTKSPWDGFYKALESLSNTTKRTEIANTMTTRFRLSRDKRVAKSLAIIVCIFALCWAPYTLLMIIRAACHGQCIPHALYEASFWLLWLNSAINPILYPLCHMSFRKAFFKLLCPGKAKIHPNLFP